A region from the Cannabis sativa cultivar Pink pepper isolate KNU-18-1 chromosome 9, ASM2916894v1, whole genome shotgun sequence genome encodes:
- the LOC115722300 gene encoding phytosulfokine receptor 1: MCFSQMGVKDFWVILLVTGFFCFRALAQSSDQNLKCDPNDLKALQDFMAGLQTKIDGWDANNSSNSNCCKWAGVKCNSSSSLGFKDDSDTGRVVKLELMSMRLTGKLSPSLGSLDQLRTLNLSHNFLKSPIPFSLFNLSNLEFMDLSFNDLYDPVPDIFHLPSIQLLDLSQNYLNGSFPSGICNGSSSLRILKMAANYFTGALPAGLGDCLSLEHVCVGMNRLTNVSEGIFRLPKLSDLILQDNKFSGPLSKGIGNLSNLVRLDICSSGFSGRIPDVFHKLKKLQFFLAHSNRFTGVIPPSLSNSPSLTLLNVRNNTLSGLLKLNCSAMVSLASLDVGTNQFTGHVPDNLPSCQHLNNINLARNNFTGEIPDSFKNFQSLSYFSLSNSSNTNLSSALRIFQQCKNLTTLVLSLNFRGEELPSDPTMHFEKLKILVIANCRLTGSVPQWLSASKQLQLLDLSWNHLVGSIPSWLGGFQALFYLDLSNNTLTGEIPKSLTDLQSLIGKDISLEEPSPDFPFFMKRNISARGLQYNQVWSFPPTLDLSSNNLSGPIWPEFGQLRKLHVLELRFNNLTGSIPSSLEGMSSLETLDLSHNRLSGQIPSSLVKLSFLSKFNVANNQLHGPIPTGGQFPTFPNSSFEGNNLCGDHAKPCSLNGGLSHQSSGRTGKKRGVVVGITIGIVLGMALILSLMFIFVLRKHRPGGIDPEKEDDSTNDKGLEELGSRLVILFQQNKENSKELSFDDLLKSTNNFDQANIIGCGGFGLVYRATLPDGKKVAIKRLSGDCGQMDREFRAEVETLSRAQHPNLVLLQGYCMYKSDRLLIYSYMENSSLDYWLHERVDGPAFLKWDARLQIARGSARGLAYLHQSCEPHILHRDIKSSNILLDEKFEAHLADFGLARLILPYDTHVTTDLVGTLGYIPPEYGQASVATYKGDVYSFGVVLLELLTGKRPMDMCKPKGCRDLISWVFQMKKEKKESEVFDPFIWDKDHNKELLQVFEIACLCLSEFPKVRPSTQQLVSWLDSIGTNI, from the coding sequence ATGTGTTTCTCTCAAATGGGCGTTAAAGATTTCTGGGTGATTCTCCTTGTTACTGGGTTTTTTTGCTTCAGAGCTTTGGCTCAGAGCTCTGATCAGAACCTCAAATGTGACCCAAATGATTTGAAAGCTTTACAAGATTTCATGGCGGGTTTGCAAACTAAGATTGATGGGTGGGACGCCAACAACTCTTCTAATTCCAATTGCTGTAAATGGGCAGGTGTCAAATGTAATTCTTCATCTTCTCTGGGATTTAAGGATGATTCTGATACGGGTAGAGTGGTAAAGCTAGAGCTTATGAGCATGAGACTAACGGGTAAACTTTCTCCATCTTTGGGCTCTTTGGATCAGCTCAGAACTCTCAACCTTTCTCACAACTTTCTCAAAAGTCCAATTCCATTTTCACTCTTCAATTTGTCAAATTTGGAGTTTATGGACTTAAGCTTTAATGACTTATATGATCCTGTTCCTGATATTTTCCATTTACCTTCAATCCAACTCCTTGACTTGTCGCAAAACTATTTGAATGGTTCTTTTCCTTCTGGTATCTGTAATGGTTCATCTTCACTCCGGATATTGAAGATGGCAGCCAACTACTTCACTGGTGCTCTTCCAGCAGGACTTGGAGACTGTCTTTCCTTGGAGCATGTTTGTGTTGGGATGAATAGACTCACCAATGTATCTGAAGGTATCTTTCGGCTCCCAAAGCTTTCTGATTTGATTCTTCAAGATAACAAGTTTTCTGGGCCTTTAAGCAAAGGAATTGGTAACCTCTCTAACCTTGTTAGATTGGACATATGCTCAAGTGGGTTTTCAGGAAGGATTCCAGATGTTTTCCATAAGTTAAAGAAACTTCAGTTCTTTCTAGCTCATTCTAATAGATTCACTGGTGTTATACCCCCTTCCTTGTCAAATTCCCCTAGTCTTACTTTGTTGAATGTGAGAAACAATACCTTGAGTGGTCTGTTGAAACTTAATTGTTCAGCTATGGTTAGTTTGGCTTCTCTTGATGTAGGCACTAATCAGTTTACTGGCCATGTACCAGATAATCTCCCTTCTTGCCAACACCTGAATAATATAAACCTTGCCCGAAACAACTTTACTGGTGAAATACCAGATAGCTTCAAGAATTTTCAGAGTCTCTCATACTTCTCTCTTTCAAATTCTAGCAATACTAACCTCTCCTCTGCTCTTAGAATCTTTCAGCAGTGTAAGAACCTTACCACTTTGGTGTTAAGCTTGAATTTTCGCGGTGAGGAGTTGCCTTCAGACCCTACAATGCATTTTGAGAAGCTTAAGATTCTTGTTATTGCCAATTGTAGACTCACAGGTTCAGTTCCACAATGGTTGAGTGCAAGCAAACAGTTGCAGTTGTTGGATTTGTCATGGAATCACTTGGTTGGATCGATACCTTCGTGGTTAGGGGGATTTCAAGCCCTCTTTTACTTGGACTTATCAAACAACACATTAACTGGGGAGATCCCTAAAAGCCTCACTGATTTACAAAGTCTCATTGGTAAGGATATCTCATTGGAGGAACCTTCCCCAGATTTCCCATTTTTCATGAAGAGGAATATTAGTGCAAGGGGATTGCAGTACAATCAAGTTTGGAGTTTTCCGCCAACCTTGGACCTCAGCTCCAACAATCTTTCCGGACCAATCTGGCCAGAGTTTGGGCAACTGAGAAAGCTACATGTCTTGGAGTTAAGATTCAACAATCTAACTGGGTCAATCCCAAGCAGCCTGGAGGGGATGAGCAGCTTAGAGACTTTGGATTTGTCTCACAACAGGCTTTCAGGCCAAATACCAAGTTCTTTGGTAAAACTCAGCTTTCTGTCTAAGTTCAATGTTGCAAACAATCAGTTACATGGGCCAATCCCTACAGGGGGTCAGTTTCCAACCTTTCCAAATTCGAGCTTTGAAGGAAATAATCTTTGTGGTGACCATGCTAAACCTTGTTCACTAAATGGGGGTCTTTCTCATCAATCATCTGGTAGAACTGGTAAAAAAAGAGGTGTTGTTGTTGGAATTACTATTGGCATTGTACTTGGGATGGCCTTAATTCTTTCTCTTAtgttcatatttgtgttgcgAAAGCATCGCCCTGGAGGGATTGATCCTGAGAAAGAGGATGATAGCACAAATGATAAGGGGTTGGAAGAATTGGGGTCAAGATTGGTGATCCTGTTCCAGCAGAATAAGGAGAACAGTAAAGAACTATCTTTTGACGACCTTCTGAAATCTACCAACAATTTCGACCAAGCTAATATTATCGGGTGTGGGGGTTTTGGTTTAGTCTACAGAGCGACCCTGCCTGATGGTAAGAAGGTAGCAATAAAGCGACTCTCTGGTGACTGTGGACAGATGGATAGAGAATTTCGCGCTGAAGTGGAAACCCTCTCAAGAGCTCAGCATCCTAATCTTGTCCTTCTTCAAGGGTATTGTATGTACAAGAGTGACAGGCTCCTAATATATTCCTACATGGAAAATAGTAGCTTGGATTATTGGTTGCACGAAAGGGTTGATGGCCCTGCTTTTCTCAAATGGGACGCGAGACTTCAAATTGCTCGAGGGTCTGCAAGAGGGCTCGCTTACTTGCACCAATCCTGCGAACCCCATATCCTTCATCGAGATATAAAGTCGAGTAACATTCTTTTAGATGAGAAATTTGAGGCTCATTTAGCTGATTTTGGTCTTGCAAGGCTCATTCTTCCTTATGACACTCATGTGACAACTGATCTTGTTGGGACATTAGGCTACATACCTCCCGAGTACGGCCAAGCATCTGTTGCTACTTACAAAGGGGATGTGTATAGTTTTGGTGTTGTTCTTTTGGAGCTTCTAACTGGGAAGAGACCTATGGACATGTGTAAGCCAAAAGGGTGCCGAGATTTGATCTCTTGGGTGTTTCAgatgaagaaagaaaagaaggaAAGCGAGGTGTTCGATCCATTCATTTGGGACAAGGACCATAATAAGGAATTGTTACAAGTCTTTGAGATTGCCTGTCTATGCTTAAGCGAGTTTCCTAAAGTTAGACCTTCAACTCAACAGCTGGTTTCCTGGCTCGACAGCATCGGTACAAACATATAG
- the LOC115722884 gene encoding uncharacterized protein LOC115722884 isoform X2, which produces MARIVDMLKSFLTHNLHFGWLFDREVQLTPLDVGDLDPLAKTFGQGNNVFHVAIKCAANPRATSVNTLLLSHSLLAFQPNNKGDTPLHMAARLGHESFAVVLINHAKVLAAAEGHSDYRYLLRKVNYVKGNTALHEAVINGRFEIAKRLIQEDPTLTSLVNKAGESPLFLAVERRFYDIASIILDTTFADCSVLGGNGMTVMHAAVIRSCPSFDARLLLRNVTRAKDFDKFVKKVLERCGSQILEKAEDELGWTPLHYAANMGHSTMVKLFLKAKRSVAYIKDKQGMTALHISARKGHIEVIKELMKECSDIGEILDNKDRTALHIAAEHNCHSVVRTLMNERGFTYLINEQDNEGNTALHVAAIHGHYEIMKRLVSNKMSNKGMSNKMGMTAFEILLKSTTPAGSIATFMVGLKLWLAKNKDPLLSLQDTGFGMMKSSTTEKETTRDSTQIQMRAQSGGPNIKEDNNNNGQDVQHMQNMNLVVSTLIAGITFQAAITMPFAAPYKTTKGLETFKDFMAVDSLAFGFSAGSLLIHFMFAMLSMIFQRKFKYPTMVTMSFISLSISSFVIAFITGTKALLYEKKELSSLFMETKNGALSFSAPENYALAAFYLTIFYVFFIVRRLKR; this is translated from the exons ATGGCCAGAATAGTAGACATGCTAAAGTCTTTTCTTACTCATAATTTACACTTTGGTTGGCTATTTGATAGAGAAGTACAATTGACGCCATTAGACGTCGGAGATTTGGATCCTCTTGCCAAAACTTTTGGCCAAGGAAACAACGTCTTCCACGTTGCCATAAAATGTGCAGCTAATCCACGAGCAACATCTGTAAACACATTGCTACTCTCGCATTCCTTGCTTGCCTTTCAACCAAACAATAAAGGCGACACGCCTCTACATATGGCTGCCAGATTAGGACATGAGAGTTTCGCGGTGGTTTTGATAAATCACGCCAAGGTATTAGCCGCCGCAGAAGGCCACAGTGACTATAGATATCTGCTGAGGAAGGTGAATTATGTGAAGGGAAACACAGCACTTCATGAAGCTGTGATCAATGGTCGGTTTGAGATTGCTAAGCGGTTGATTCAAGAAGATCCAACATTGACATCTTTGGTGAACAAGGCAGGGGAATCTCCTCTGTTTCTTGCCGTAGAGAGACGATTTTATGACATTGCTTCCATCATTTTGGACACTACTTTTGCCGATTGCTCTGTGTTAGGAGGAAATGGCATGACTGTGATGCATGCTGCTGTCATTCGTTCCTGCCCATCAT TTGATGCAAGGCTGCTTTTGAGAAATGTTACCAGGGCCAAGGATTTTGATA AATTTGTTAAGAAGGTGTTAGAGAGATGTGGATCCCAGATTTTAGAAAAAGCAGAAGATGAGTTAGGATGGACTCCTCTTCACTATGCTGCAAACATGGGACATTCAACCATGGTTAAACTATTCTTGAAAGCTAAAAGATCAGTTGCTTATATCAAAGATAAACAAGGCATGACAGCTCTTCACATCTCGGCAAGGAAAGGACACATTGAAGTGATCAAGGAATTGATGAAAGAATGTTCAGATATTGGTGAGATTTTGGACAATAAAGATCGAACTGCACTTCATATTGCTGCTGAACACAATTGTCATTCTGTGGTACGTACTTTAATGAATGAGAGAGGTTTCACTTACCTTATAAATGAGCAAGACAATGAGGGAAATACAGCTCTACATGTTGCTGCTATTCATGGTCACTATGAAATTATGAAACGTTTGGTGAGTAATAAAATGAGCAACAAGGGAATGAGCAATAAGATGGGAATGACTGCGTTTGAGATTCTTCTCAAATCAACAACACCTGCGGGTTCTATTGCAACG TTTATGGTTGGATTAAAATTGTGGTTGGCGAAGAATAAAGACCCTCTTTTAAGTTTGCAAGACACTGGATTTGGGATGATGAAAAGCAGTACTACTGAGAAAGAAACAACTCGAGATAGTACCCAAATACAAATGAGGGCCCAATCTGGTGGACCAAATATTAaagaagataataataataatggtcaAGATGTACAACACATGCAAAACATGAACTTGGTGGTGTCCACACTTATAGCAGGTATCACATTTCAAGCAGCCATAACCATGCCTTTCGCTGCACCATACAAAACTACAAAAGGCCTTGAAACTTTCAAAGACTTCATGGCAGTGGATTCTTTGGCTTTCGGGTTTTCCGCGGGCTCTTTGTTAATCCACTTCATGTTTGCAATGCTTTCCATGATTTTCCAAAGGAAATTTAAGTATCCTACTATGGTCACAATGTCATTCATCTCTCTTTCCATTTCTTCTTTTGTGATTGCCTTTATCACGGGTACAAAGGCATTGTTGTACGAGAAGAAAGAGCTGAGTAGTCTATTTATGGAGACTAAAAATGGTGCTTTGTCTTTCAGTGCTCCTGAAAATTATGCACTCGCAGCATTCTATCTCACTATATTTTATGTCTTCTTCATCGTTCGTCGCCTCAAGAgataa
- the LOC115722884 gene encoding uncharacterized protein LOC115722884 isoform X1 — translation MARIVDMLKSFLTHNLHFGWLFDREVQLTPLDVGDLDPLAKTFGQGNNVFHVAIKCAANPRATSVNTLLLSHSLLAFQPNNKGDTPLHMAARLGHESFAVVLINHAKVLAAAEGHSDYRYLLRKVNYVKGNTALHEAVINGRFEIAKRLIQEDPTLTSLVNKAGESPLFLAVERRFYDIASIILDTTFADCSVLGGNGMTVMHAAVIRSCPSFDARLLLRNVTRAKDFDKFVKKVLERCGSQILEKAEDELGWTPLHYAANMGHSTMVKLFLKAKRSVAYIKDKQGMTALHISARKGHIEVIKELMKECSDIGEILDNKDRTALHIAAEHNCHSVVRTLMNERGFTYLINEQDNEGNTALHVAAIHGHYEIMKRLVSNKMSNKGMSNKMGMTAFEILLKSTTPAGSIATQFMVGLKLWLAKNKDPLLSLQDTGFGMMKSSTTEKETTRDSTQIQMRAQSGGPNIKEDNNNNGQDVQHMQNMNLVVSTLIAGITFQAAITMPFAAPYKTTKGLETFKDFMAVDSLAFGFSAGSLLIHFMFAMLSMIFQRKFKYPTMVTMSFISLSISSFVIAFITGTKALLYEKKELSSLFMETKNGALSFSAPENYALAAFYLTIFYVFFIVRRLKR, via the exons ATGGCCAGAATAGTAGACATGCTAAAGTCTTTTCTTACTCATAATTTACACTTTGGTTGGCTATTTGATAGAGAAGTACAATTGACGCCATTAGACGTCGGAGATTTGGATCCTCTTGCCAAAACTTTTGGCCAAGGAAACAACGTCTTCCACGTTGCCATAAAATGTGCAGCTAATCCACGAGCAACATCTGTAAACACATTGCTACTCTCGCATTCCTTGCTTGCCTTTCAACCAAACAATAAAGGCGACACGCCTCTACATATGGCTGCCAGATTAGGACATGAGAGTTTCGCGGTGGTTTTGATAAATCACGCCAAGGTATTAGCCGCCGCAGAAGGCCACAGTGACTATAGATATCTGCTGAGGAAGGTGAATTATGTGAAGGGAAACACAGCACTTCATGAAGCTGTGATCAATGGTCGGTTTGAGATTGCTAAGCGGTTGATTCAAGAAGATCCAACATTGACATCTTTGGTGAACAAGGCAGGGGAATCTCCTCTGTTTCTTGCCGTAGAGAGACGATTTTATGACATTGCTTCCATCATTTTGGACACTACTTTTGCCGATTGCTCTGTGTTAGGAGGAAATGGCATGACTGTGATGCATGCTGCTGTCATTCGTTCCTGCCCATCAT TTGATGCAAGGCTGCTTTTGAGAAATGTTACCAGGGCCAAGGATTTTGATA AATTTGTTAAGAAGGTGTTAGAGAGATGTGGATCCCAGATTTTAGAAAAAGCAGAAGATGAGTTAGGATGGACTCCTCTTCACTATGCTGCAAACATGGGACATTCAACCATGGTTAAACTATTCTTGAAAGCTAAAAGATCAGTTGCTTATATCAAAGATAAACAAGGCATGACAGCTCTTCACATCTCGGCAAGGAAAGGACACATTGAAGTGATCAAGGAATTGATGAAAGAATGTTCAGATATTGGTGAGATTTTGGACAATAAAGATCGAACTGCACTTCATATTGCTGCTGAACACAATTGTCATTCTGTGGTACGTACTTTAATGAATGAGAGAGGTTTCACTTACCTTATAAATGAGCAAGACAATGAGGGAAATACAGCTCTACATGTTGCTGCTATTCATGGTCACTATGAAATTATGAAACGTTTGGTGAGTAATAAAATGAGCAACAAGGGAATGAGCAATAAGATGGGAATGACTGCGTTTGAGATTCTTCTCAAATCAACAACACCTGCGGGTTCTATTGCAACG CAGTTTATGGTTGGATTAAAATTGTGGTTGGCGAAGAATAAAGACCCTCTTTTAAGTTTGCAAGACACTGGATTTGGGATGATGAAAAGCAGTACTACTGAGAAAGAAACAACTCGAGATAGTACCCAAATACAAATGAGGGCCCAATCTGGTGGACCAAATATTAaagaagataataataataatggtcaAGATGTACAACACATGCAAAACATGAACTTGGTGGTGTCCACACTTATAGCAGGTATCACATTTCAAGCAGCCATAACCATGCCTTTCGCTGCACCATACAAAACTACAAAAGGCCTTGAAACTTTCAAAGACTTCATGGCAGTGGATTCTTTGGCTTTCGGGTTTTCCGCGGGCTCTTTGTTAATCCACTTCATGTTTGCAATGCTTTCCATGATTTTCCAAAGGAAATTTAAGTATCCTACTATGGTCACAATGTCATTCATCTCTCTTTCCATTTCTTCTTTTGTGATTGCCTTTATCACGGGTACAAAGGCATTGTTGTACGAGAAGAAAGAGCTGAGTAGTCTATTTATGGAGACTAAAAATGGTGCTTTGTCTTTCAGTGCTCCTGAAAATTATGCACTCGCAGCATTCTATCTCACTATATTTTATGTCTTCTTCATCGTTCGTCGCCTCAAGAgataa